In the genome of Chryseobacterium sp. 52, the window TTGTTGATAAAAAACCATCTAAATCCATTATAGATTATACTATAGCCAATGGAGATCCGAGATTGATTAAAATATGCGGGAAACTATGTAATCATGAACCAAACTTATTAGCAGATATAGATCTTTTCGACAATAACTGGCAAAAAATATGGATTGAAGCTATAAACTGTGGGAATACTATTACCGATGGTCTAAGTAATCCCAATGAGATAGTAGAAACATTTTTAAATGGGCTCATTGAAGGGAAAAAAATTGACGAATCTTTGTTACTGAAATTATCAGAGTCAGTATATGGGAATTTAATAAACTATTCAAATTGTAATAAACTTTGGGTACTTATTGAAAAACCGGTAAAAGATAATTTTCTTAATAAAACTACTACTGCGCTTTTGGAAGAACTTAGTAAAAACCCTTCCTTTTCAATTCCAAATGATCCTGTTATTGAACAACATATTAGCGGTAAAGGAATAACGGATTATCTATATTTTAACCGTAATAATATTATATCAGTAATCCCAGTATTTGAACGTTTTATCCATTTAACGGATAGGAATTTAGAAGATTACCTAAATAATTATTCAGGTGATATTGACGCAATACATGCTAAGCAATTGGGGCAACTTATTTACAGAAGAAGTCTTAACCGTTCAGCTTATCTTATATATAAAAATGCATCAAAAAATAATAATTGGAGGTTTGCATTAGTAGAATGTCAATATTTATTAGATTTTCTTACAAGGGCGAAAATCGCATTTCTTAAAATAATTGATAAGGTAAATATTCCGACTGATGAGTGGTGGAGTGCTGTGCATGATGTAGTTATCGAATTATATTCGAACGGAAGTAGTTTAAGCACTATCTGGCAAAAAGCAGGAGGTAAAGAATCAGATTTATTAATTTCTGGAAGCTGTGCAGATGCGTGGAGGGATTTACTTCATAAATTAAGATATGGGAAAATAAAAAACGTAACAATGAATGATTTGCTTGTGGAAATAAATAAACAATACGGTGGCAATAAAAATTTTGAAATAATATATAGACTAAGAGCAAATTATATAAAAACAAAATAACCATGAGCCTATTTGAACTTCAAAAAGGAACTAACTTTTTGGAAACTTTAGAAAATTATTCTCTTGCGGCAGCTGGAGCAACCGAATCAGAAGAAACTGAGGATGGAATAGCAACATTTTATACAGATGAGGACTTCTGGTATCAAGTTTTAAATGATCCAGATTCCTATTGGAACAAGAAAATATCTTTATTCGATTTTGTTATTTCTGATTGGATTGCAAGGGTGCCGGGACTATATTATATGCCTGGTTCAAAGAATTTGAGATTAAATGCTGAAAGTAATATATCTACTGTAATAAGAGAATTTAAAGAATTTAATCCAACTGGAAAATCTCAAATGGTAATGGGTGGAATAGGTACACTTTTGCTTCCACCAACATCTGATGGTAAGATTTTAATGTCCGCAACCTCATCCTTTAATTCGTCCCTAGGAATACCATTATTGATTTTTCCTGAAATTCTCAATTTTATAAAACATGGGTCTTTAGTCCGGATTAAAGAAGCTAAATGGCAGGCGATGGAAGAAACTTGGAGTAAGCGGTTTGCTTCAACAGATAACATTCCTAGGGGGTATTTGGTTATCGATTCAATAGAAAAAATAGAAATCATTAGTAAATATGAATTCCCTGTTGTTTATCATCCATTTTCTATTATGGAATATGAGAGGAATGAAGGGTATTTTTATGACTATGTGTATGTTACATCCGATTCAAAATCTAAAAAAGCAGAAGACTATATAGTCGATTTTTTTCATAATTATGCGAAAAAAGAAGATAGGTTCGGGGAGTATTTAATTTCTTCAAATATGGTAAATCCATTATTCCCATCAAAATACCTTTCGTCATCGGATCTAAATAAAGAATCTGAAAGAGCCAATTTAGAACTATTGAAGCATCGAATTCGAGATACGTTTTTTAAAAAAGTCTCATTGGAACAGTTAATGATAAAACTCCCACTGCATTATGATTCTCTCGCTTCCTTGAAAACATTGTCAAGGATGGTTGGGATTAATCCAAATAGAATAATGGAAGGCTCTGCGGTTGAATTTAGCAACCAATTAATTAATCAGTGTATAAAACAGAATAAGATAGAAACCCTAGTTGATCGACTAACTTATGAAAACGCAAAAATATTTAAATAAATGGAGAAGACAATAAAATTAACACAATTAACGGATGTATTAAGTGATTTAGTCCCCATTAAAGACAGCATACCAAAATATGTCAGAGACGCTGGTTTAAAAATTCAGCATATTGACACAACAGGAAGTGCAATGAATGTTTGGAATAATGTGTTACATGAAGCTGATAAACATCACGTTGTGGACGAAGTAGTAAGAGCGGTTCTTAATATATATCCCGAAAATCCATTTTTGAAAGCGGCGTTGTCGGAACAAGAGATTGATTACACATTAGATAAAGATGTTAATCCTATCTGGCACAAGTTTGAAAATTTGCAACTGGAAAAGTTGACAATGGAACAAAGTACTTTACTTCCAATCAATTTTTTAGCAAAGGGTGTAATAAAAAGCAAAGCTGTTGCCAAAGTAGAAATTGATAAAGGAGGTAATATGGTTGGAAAAGGAACTGGATTTTTAATAAAAGTAAAAGGAATTGATGATCTCTTCTTTATCACAAATTATCATGTTCTTCCGGATAAAGATAAGATTGACAAAATTAGAATAGTTTTTGATTTCGAATTGGATGTCAATGATAATAGTGTAGCATCAAAAAGCTTTTATATTGACGAAGAAGGACCTTGGTATTCTTCCGGAATCCATGAATTAGATACTACAGTGTGTAAGCTTAAAGACGATGAAAATCAATTAAAGAATTATGGTTTTTTGGAGTTGGGGCATACAGATCTTCCAGAAGATAAATTTGTAAATATAATACAGCATCCTGGTGGAGAAATGAAACAAATATCGCTTTATCACAATATAATAACTTATTCTGATGAAAGGATAGTGCAATATCTGACAGATACCTTAAAAGGATCTTCCGGTTCTCCTGTATTTAATTCAAGATGGGAAGTTATAGCTCTTCATCATAGTGGCGGGGAAAAAAGAAATGGTGAAGTTGAACTTCCCAAAGGTTTCAAATCTCGTAATGAAGGAATCGTAATTAATCCAATTGTAGAATTTATTACATCAAGCCATGGCAAAAATAATTAATGAAGTACTTTTTAAGGGATACCAATCTCAGTTTATTCAGGGACATGAAATCTCGCTTCCAGAGCTTAATGCAGATCAAATAAAGGATTTGTCTGGAGGTGTAAATGGCAGTACTACAATTCATTATGTAAATTATAGCTTACAAATTTCCAAATTACATAAATTTCCCTTTTACACTGCAACAAACGTTGATGGGGAAATGTTTAAGAAGGCGCCAAGAAAAGATTATTGGCGTAAAGACCCAAGATTATCGAAAGATGCACAGTGGGGAAATGAACTGTATACGGCCGCAAATAGCCAGTTCGACAGAGGTCATATGACAAAGCGTGAAGATGTTCAATGGGGCGATACGGTGGCTAAGGCATTGTATGCTGCAGATTCAACTTTCTATTTTCCAAATGCAGTTCCACAGCATAAAAGATTAAATAGGGTGATTTGGCGCAGTCTTGAGGATTATATTTTACATACTGAATCAAAAGTAAATAATTTAAAAGTTTGTGTATTTACTGGACCAGTACTTTCTGATGAGAATCCATTTTTTGTTACTCGAGTAGATAATAGCGAAATTAGAATTCCGATACTATTTTGGAAAGTAGTTATCTTCCAAAAAAATGATGGAAAACTGTATAGAGTTGGTTTTATGATGAGTCAAAATAAGTTGCTCTTGGAAGACAGTATTATAATGGATTTGGAAAATAACAGTGATTTATATATGAAGTTCAAGGATTCTGAAACATATCAGGTAAAAGTTCCCTTGATTGAAGAACTTAGTGGAATAACCTTTTCTTCCGCCATCGATATTTACAATGATGAACGCTCTTTAAAACTTATATTAAATGAAATTGAAATCGATCCGGATTTAGAAAGTGATGATTTGGATCCCAAAGATTTTTTAGGATTTACTATACAAAATATCGTACTTTAAAAATGAGAAAAAGTCAATAGGTGACACATTTATTGACTTTTTATAAAAATTATTTTCAAAAAGTACTTGAAACAAATATGCTTTTATCTACTATAGCAACTCACCATAAAAATTACTATCAACTTTATAAGTATGATTGATCTTATCATTTTCACATTTGCCAATGAGATTATATTGCTCTAATCTATAAAGATAGACTTTGCCTTTACACCCTTTTTAATACAATTAGCAGACCTTCTAGTAAAAGTGAAATGCCATAGAGAATTTCTGCGAATAGAAATATGGGGCTGTTCTAAAAATGAATGGATTGAAGAAGAATCTGTTGATTTTGATTGAATATTTAAGACATTTTTTAATACTACAAACATGATTTCTTAGATGTTAAAATTTGATTAAATAACTAAAAAACAATGTATTACGTAAAAAAATGCACTGCGTTTTTAAGCGCAAAATACTGATTATTTCAGTATATTTAGCCAAACTTACATAGAGATTAAGCCCTTAAAGGCAAGTAAAAATTAATTATGTAGCAACAGATTGCATAATAGGGAGGGGGGAGCTTCAAGCTTTTACTGAGCGAGAAGCTGAAAGAAATGTTAGGAGCGAATTGCCGAATTGTCAGACAGTGATAATTTTTTTAGATGTATCAAAATTATTATTAAATTTATTGAGTATTATTACTACTGTACAGGATTATGTATTCTGTAGAAATAATATAAATTAACCATAACTAATAACCATCTTATGAAACAGTCTGCTCAATTAACTGTAGCAACTATTGCTTTGCTATGTACAAGTTCCTGTGGGATTTTTCAAGATAAAAATCTCGCCAAACGTTATTCCAACCATTACAACGCAAATACTTTTGGCAACGTAGAGTTTCCCGAGAAATTTGTGAAGGTTGAAATGAATTCAACACTTCTGGTCGAATCAAAAGAAAAGGACATCAAATATAACCTGCTCAGTTTAAGTGATAAAGGTCAGGAAGCGTTTATTAATTCAGCCAATACAAAGTCTGCATCTGCGG includes:
- a CDS encoding trypsin-like peptidase domain-containing protein; protein product: MEKTIKLTQLTDVLSDLVPIKDSIPKYVRDAGLKIQHIDTTGSAMNVWNNVLHEADKHHVVDEVVRAVLNIYPENPFLKAALSEQEIDYTLDKDVNPIWHKFENLQLEKLTMEQSTLLPINFLAKGVIKSKAVAKVEIDKGGNMVGKGTGFLIKVKGIDDLFFITNYHVLPDKDKIDKIRIVFDFELDVNDNSVASKSFYIDEEGPWYSSGIHELDTTVCKLKDDENQLKNYGFLELGHTDLPEDKFVNIIQHPGGEMKQISLYHNIITYSDERIVQYLTDTLKGSSGSPVFNSRWEVIALHHSGGEKRNGEVELPKGFKSRNEGIVINPIVEFITSSHGKNN
- a CDS encoding DNA/RNA non-specific endonuclease produces the protein MAKIINEVLFKGYQSQFIQGHEISLPELNADQIKDLSGGVNGSTTIHYVNYSLQISKLHKFPFYTATNVDGEMFKKAPRKDYWRKDPRLSKDAQWGNELYTAANSQFDRGHMTKREDVQWGDTVAKALYAADSTFYFPNAVPQHKRLNRVIWRSLEDYILHTESKVNNLKVCVFTGPVLSDENPFFVTRVDNSEIRIPILFWKVVIFQKNDGKLYRVGFMMSQNKLLLEDSIIMDLENNSDLYMKFKDSETYQVKVPLIEELSGITFSSAIDIYNDERSLKLILNEIEIDPDLESDDLDPKDFLGFTIQNIVL